ATGCTCTACATCCATTTACTTTGGCATTTCAAACTCAAAcacaccaccattgagtcaattccaactcatatcagccctataggacagagtaaaactgtcctctgtggatttccaagattataattcttggtgggaatagagagcttcatatttctcacaaggagcagctggtggttttgaactgctaaccttgtggctagcagcccaacgtataataaccattccatcaccagggctccacattgATGATGAAGTGTGTTTTAAAAGTCCACGAGCAGCCATATAAGTTAGAATAATTTGCACCATGTCTGGAGcaaagagggaagaaaatgaaagaaacatgGAAACAGTTCAAATGACCAGTGAACCACGTGAACCTCAACCTTCACAGCCTTGAGATCAGAAGACCCAAGATGGAACTACCAACTTCTCGGAAAGAAATCACATTAGAATATCCTGGATAAAGTAGGGTGGAACGAAACTAACCATCTTACAAAGGTCCGGGCTTATTGGTCAGATAAAGAGTGATCAAAACCCCTGAGACCATGGCCCTTGGACAAAGTTTAAGCTTGGGTTTGCACTTACCTCCTTGGCActggtattttttaaaacaaaaattgtaacataatttaaaaatatatgttctgAAAATAGAGATGAGCAAATTTCTAACTGAGCAGAAACAATGGCATGCCAAACCATTTCTTTGTCAGTTTAGTGTAATAAAGCTTCATGAATTTTTAAATACAGCATCAGAGGCTACATCACTTACTCATTATTTTCTTATGAGAGGAGCAGAGGAAAGTAATTATTTGAGTAACATGGGAAATTTTCTCCTGAAGGAGAAATATGACTAAATGGTGGCATGGAGCTTTTAACTAACTGAATTCCTAAGAATTGTAACTGCAAAAAGTTAGTAGACCAACATTAACCACTGTGCGATGGGGGCTTACAATATagtctgtgtggtagttacagaattttgtgtcaacttgataaaagaatgaaagggtggagtttagtctgtcagtcagCTCAcgacctgatggtacctccttgggggatggcctaatcatgaggattctggaaacttcctatcTTTTTCTCCTGGTAGGTGGACCACACtctccctgcttcaccttcctattgacatGTAGTCACActtatggcagccagagccctggggatgcatccaccaccattgaatccaGAAGACTGTGCGCCACCAGCCTGAGATCGTCCTGCCTTCTGTATCAGTGTATGTGactgcaggagtctgaagagtgatttatggacTATTATTAACTTATGGACGagtatggacttatggacttgacctggactggattgagatgttttcttagcatacaattactctttgatataaaatattacttatacacatatgagtgtctctggatttattgctctagtcaacccagactaacagtctGGAATAGTTCTTTTCtcaacttttgtttgtttgatgcttCCAAATAGTTAGACTTTTTCTTTAGAGTTAATTTTCTATATTGTATTCCTGAAACTTTCCCTTATTTTAGAACAAATTCAAGTCCAACTGAACCCCTGACACTTATTTAGCTATAAGTCCAAAGGTCGTATATGCGGAGAATATAATGTAGCATATGATTGATAACCTAAAATGTAGTAAAACAGAACAAGAACCATAATGTTCTCCTTCTCCTCTTCATCAACCAGCCATATGCTATTGGTCAGACTGAAATATTTCCAGCTCAATGCAAGGATTCCTCTTACTAACAAGGTTCAgtaggtgatggaggtggggcaGTTTTATAATATTTAGAGACTCATAAAAAGTCAAAGATCCTTTTATTATATGTTCACTGTCCTTAATTCATTATCAGATAGTCCCAGTGGTGGTTGAACATATTTTTAATACCTAGTGGTTGTTCTTCATCATGAAAAATGTATTTAAGACTATGCATTTTCAATTCTATCAATTCTAGTAACTTTTCAAATAATTATTCAAAAGTAAACAAATTGTATTTTATAGTTGGTACaggttaaatatatatacacatgaacTATTGAGTCACTATTCTAAATTATATTCATTTAGATATGAACAGTCAATATTGTTTTATCTGTCTACTTATATTACCATATATCCATTTAACATCCACTCACTTATACATCTATATTCCTACGTATTCACTTATTACTCTATCTATCAACTCCATCAAATCTATTTTCAATCATTCTAAGTATACATGTATTTTTGTCTATATTCAGACTAGGGCAATAATAATATTATACAAATAGTATGGCTTTTTTTCTGTTGTAGGCAATTTGCTAATTTTTAGTGCTTACAAATCCCAGGAATTCAGTTTATACATGAAACTGTTTTGTGATGTGCAGCTCTCAGAATGATCATGGCCAAAATGCCTTAAAATAAGTTGGAGAAGTGAGAGGTGAAACTAGGAAGCGAAGAGAGGGCCTTCTAGGCTAGACTGTCATCAAATAGCTTGATGAACGTGGGAAAATAACTTTACTCCTTGTTCCTCAGTTTCATCATCCACAAAATAAATGAAGTTGACTAGATAATTAATATGTTCTACAAATTAGTGCAATTATTTATTCCAATAAATTATAGGGCCAGTATTCTATAGATTCCTTAAATAAAACACTGTTTATCCTGGGAAATGGCTCTGATCATTTAGAACTTTATTATATGCAAACTTGCTTTAGATTTCCAAAATGATCCAGCAAATATTGTTGCTCAAATCTATCTCGTTACTGCTTAGCCAATAAATTAATATCCATATTTTTATATGAGTGGTACAGATTTTGCCTCTAAGGTGACCTTGAGAAAGCTACTTTATTCCTGGGTTTTGGTGTTGTTTTATGTGGAGCGAGTGCTTGGTTGAGACTTCTTTGTACATGACACTTGGACCTTTGCAGCTTTGTTGGACTTATAAGAGCATTCAAATTTTCCTGCAAtttattccattatttttaaatgctgaTTTCTCCCCTAGGAAACTCAGAGTAGATAGATAAATCTTATTAAAGATAAGAttgcaaaaatattaaataacaaaTAATTTTACTTACCAAGaacttttcattttattctgaCTTTGGAACTAGAGAAATCCATTCATGGACACCATTATGAGTTAattttttctcacagttctgcagTTTATAGGATAGGAGCCACGGTGGTATAGTGGATATGGGTtcggctgctaattacaaggttagcagttcaaaaccaccagcctccttgAGAGTGAAGGACACGGTTTCTACTTCCTTtatgagttacagtctaggaatatGCTACATatcatcaattcgatggcagtaagtttggtttggttttcatgaTAGGTGCTGAGGTTTCCatacttttcctcctttcttaGAGAATATGGCAAGAGACAGGAAAAATctacttaaaacaaaaaaaagaaaacacataaatgtCTTTATCCATTTGCATATCGTATATTTCATGTATAGAGACCTGAACTTATCTGTGATTTTCAGGGGCAGGTTGGAGGGAGAAGTAACAGGCAACTCATTACTTAGGGGAGGCAGAGTTTCTGTTaagaggatgaacaatttggaaATAGTTATTGGGATGGTTGAATAACAATTTaaacatgtcactaagtgatacATCTAAAATAAGGGTAAAttaatgtttatatatattaaaacacaatatgtaatataaataaacaaaagcaataaaacaaaaatgcatgagctttttgaaggaaGGAATATGCAAATAAATGTTTATATCTGACAAAAGTTGGCAATTCTAAAATGTGAATGAAAATACTGAGTAGGGGTTTGATAATGCCCTGTCATAATTGTCATGTATGGATTGAATAGATATGAACATCTCTTAGTGAGTGAGTGCCGAGGTTGATTCAGGAAAGAGTTCTGCGATGACCAATATTACTTTTCTAAAATAAGAAATTATGTGAACCAATTGAAGGAGGCAGGTAAAGCTGAGCAAGTGTTTCATCTTGGTGTGAGGGAAATTAAGGCTTGTGCCCGGTCTTGCTAGACTTCAAGACACGGCTACCCAGTTTCTTCatggaatccttgacatcttTATTTCGAAGGGTGTAGATCACTGGATTCAGGAGGGGCGTGAAAATGGTATAAAATACCGAGAGCACTTTGTCTATTGGGAAATTTGTGAAAGGCCACACGTAGATGAAAATGCACGGGCCGAAGAAAAGGGTCACGACGGTGAAGTGTGCAGTGCAAGTGGAGAGCGCTTTGGAGGAGCCCCCGGACGAGCGCTGCCGCACAGTGACCAGGATGACCGTGTAGGAGATGACCAAGAGGATGAAGCATACCAGGGCAAACAGGCCACTGGTTGAGATCATGAACACCCCCAGGATGTAGGTGTCGACACAGGCGAGTTTAATCACCAACGGGAGGTCACAAAAGAAGCTGTCCACTTCATTGGGTCCACAGAAGGGCAGATTAACCGTAAATGCTAATTGACTCAGGGCATGGAAGACGCCCACAATCCAGGAAAGGGCCACGAGTCCAATACACATCCTCCGACTCATGATGGTTAAGTAACGCAGAGGCTTACATATGGCGACATATCTATCGAAGGACATGGAGATCAGCAGGACAATCTCAGCGCCTCCTAGGAGATGCAGAAAGAATATCTGTGTGATGCAGCCTTCAAACGAAATGGCTTTGTACTCACTGAGGAAGTCTGCGATCATCTTGGGGGTGGCAAAGGAGGCCAGAGACATGTCTATGAAGGAGAGGTTACCCAGCAGAAAGTACATAGGTGAGTGCAGGCGCGGCTCGGACGCCACAGTGCACACAATCAGGAGGTTTCCCAGCACAGTGGCTATGTAGAcgagggagaaaaaaaggaagtAGAAGATTTGGAGCTCCCAAGAACTGGACAGACCCTGGAGTATGAATTCAGTCACCACCGACTGATTGCTCCAAGCCATTCACCTTGGTTTCTGGAGGGACTCTGACATTTACAAATCAGAAGAGAACTAGGAGAGAAGACAGTGATGAAACTCAAAGTGGGATTTTCTGCACAGAATTTTTTTGGGGCGACTCACAACCCCCAGATAGCTCATTATTGTATTTCTGCCCTACTTTCAGTGcttaaatattttccccattgaCCTTTCCAAGTGCtttaaataattacattaaaGATGAATTCGCATACATAGCTATTTGCCTTACAAGAAAAATTCGATTTTTTCATGAAAGGAATACAAATTAAATTATTAGAATCGTTATTCAGCTAGTGAAATACCTTATCAACTTCACAGCTAACTGCCAACAGGTTTCGAAGGGAAGAGGAGCATCATGATGCTAGAGGGAGGAGTGTTTGTGAACTCATCATTGATATTTAGTGGGAATAAAATTGTGAACCGAAATGCACACAATGGCCTCTTTCAGTGTGGAGGAAAAAGCAATAGAATGTAAGGGGATGGGAAATGGCTACAGTGGAAcaccacctccctcatttttgagTAGAGCTTGTTCACAGTAAAAATGAAATTCCCTCCCATATTTACTTCTTCATTTCAGAATGAGGCAGGCATTCTGAATGATCCTTGTCCTCAACGTTACACATTTTGAAAGACCTCCACCTTTCACACGGTGATTACAGTGACTTCCTCCattttgtgtatattttaaatggaaaggTTCTATTAAATACAATGATATCTGAAacggaacatttaaaaaaatctggacTTTATAGATTTTCACCAAAGCAATTTCTAATCGAAGACTCTTCATGTTTCCAAAGTTCATGTGGAACAAATCAGAGATAAGTTTACAAAAGGCAGAAGATGATAATAGCAAATGCAGTGGAGATTATGGGGCATAACATGTCTCACGAATGAAAACAAGAATGATTTGGGGCACTTGCACAGAGATCTGAGAAGATTCCAAAGGGCAATGAAAGCTAATTGAAATGACACATACCTAAAATCCATGACAAAACCCCATTCATCTCACCAAGAGTCTTCTCAAA
This genomic stretch from Tenrec ecaudatus isolate mTenEca1 chromosome 14, mTenEca1.hap1, whole genome shotgun sequence harbors:
- the LOC142425568 gene encoding olfactory receptor 4K3-like, with amino-acid sequence MAWSNQSVVTEFILQGLSSSWELQIFYFLFFSLVYIATVLGNLLIVCTVASEPRLHSPMYFLLGNLSFIDMSLASFATPKMIADFLSEYKAISFEGCITQIFFLHLLGGAEIVLLISMSFDRYVAICKPLRYLTIMSRRMCIGLVALSWIVGVFHALSQLAFTVNLPFCGPNEVDSFFCDLPLVIKLACVDTYILGVFMISTSGLFALVCFILLVISYTVILVTVRQRSSGGSSKALSTCTAHFTVVTLFFGPCIFIYVWPFTNFPIDKVLSVFYTIFTPLLNPVIYTLRNKDVKDSMKKLGSRVLKSSKTGHKP